A single genomic interval of Portunus trituberculatus isolate SZX2019 chromosome 41, ASM1759143v1, whole genome shotgun sequence harbors:
- the LOC123516411 gene encoding uncharacterized protein LOC123516411 — MLANVLLPLVSSTAPSSVSSTTNTSSSLSVSCLTCHSQIADAMAPAEAPEPPITGLELNTHVGSKLSSTSGQLHSPHFHPTCTLLGIPLVHCQIKFNTFRVFHMLSSCITLSRHSKFNCIIF; from the exons ATGTTAGCCAACGTTCTCTTGCCTCTAGTATCCTCAACTGCACCATCCTCTGTCTCCAGCACAACCAACACGTCATCCAG CCTGAGTGTTTCTTG CCTCACCTGTCACAGCCAGATTGCGGATGCCATGGCGCCTGCGGAAGCGCCAGAGCCACCCATCACTGGCCTTGAACTCAATACCCATGTGGGCAGCAAGCTTAGCAGCACTAGCGGCCAACtccactcccctcacttccaCCCCACATGCACGCTCCTGGGTATACCACTTGTACACTGCCAAATCAAGTTCAACACATTTCGGGTCTTTCATATGCTTTCTAGTTGCATCACCCTTTCCCGACACAGCAAATTTAACTGCATAATTTTCTAA